The Candidatus Nitrosymbiomonas proteolyticus genome has a segment encoding these proteins:
- a CDS encoding sugar kinase, whose protein sequence is MRIHLFVNKNRGDALACAQEAATWLENHGVDFAADKESAARLGMNEVADCEMQNADFVVCFGGDGTVIRASHLCSERGTPILGVHFGRFGFVTQCAGSEVQMCLSAMADGKVEIEPRMMLQAELLRGDATIATMHALNEISLQRAVTARMLVFQVVIDDQEITRYPADGIVVATPTGSTAYNLSAGGPIVDPSLNAVILTAVAPHTLSARPLVLPPASTVLLRVETEGDAVLSADSQTRLHLLSGDQVKVRRSPRVTNLVRVDPKDFLIKLNERLLWGQWKVPGDAQ, encoded by the coding sequence GTGCGGATTCACTTGTTCGTCAACAAGAACCGCGGCGATGCGTTGGCTTGCGCCCAGGAGGCGGCGACTTGGCTTGAGAACCACGGTGTGGACTTCGCCGCGGATAAGGAGTCTGCGGCCCGTCTGGGCATGAACGAGGTAGCCGATTGCGAAATGCAGAACGCCGACTTCGTCGTTTGCTTCGGCGGAGACGGCACCGTGATTCGCGCGTCTCATCTTTGTTCGGAGCGCGGGACCCCGATCTTGGGCGTCCATTTTGGGAGGTTCGGGTTCGTGACGCAGTGCGCGGGCTCCGAAGTTCAGATGTGCCTCTCGGCCATGGCCGATGGCAAGGTCGAGATCGAACCCCGGATGATGCTCCAAGCGGAACTCCTGCGGGGCGATGCGACCATCGCGACCATGCACGCCCTGAACGAAATCTCGCTGCAACGGGCGGTCACGGCGAGGATGCTGGTGTTTCAGGTGGTGATCGACGACCAGGAGATCACCCGGTATCCAGCCGACGGCATCGTCGTGGCGACGCCCACGGGCTCGACGGCTTATAACCTTTCCGCTGGGGGCCCGATCGTCGATCCGAGCCTGAACGCGGTGATCCTAACTGCGGTCGCTCCCCACACACTGAGCGCGAGGCCCCTCGTTTTGCCTCCCGCCAGCACGGTGCTGCTGCGCGTCGAAACCGAAGGCGACGCCGTCCTCTCAGCCGATTCTCAAACCCGGCTTCACTTGCTCAGTGGCGACCAAGTGAAGGTTCGGAGATCGCCGCGAGTCACCAATCTTGTGAGGGTGGACCCCAAGGACTTTCTCATCAAGCTCAACGAGCGACTGCTTTGGGGGCAGTGGAAGGTCCCAGGAGACGCCCAGTGA